Proteins from a genomic interval of Amycolatopsis sp. cg13:
- a CDS encoding ABC transporter permease, translated as MTGAIAVAGPKVSPWLAFGARRLGRFVVSLWVLVTMAFLMIQLIPGDPVRAALGLTAPIELINARRAALGLDHPLWQQYLDYFGGLFRGDFGTSMLTGQPVGDVISDRLPATLQLALPAFVVVIGLAIPLGLTFAVLTRGGRHRGAELGFTSTTVLFAAIPEFLVAVALVAFFAVQLGWFPVAGHEGAGSLVLPIIALALGPASTLSRIVRVETLSVLGNDFVRTARAKRLPARMVYLRHALPNALTATLTLGGMMLTTLVAGTVLVENVFAWPGLGSTISQSILQKDYPLVQGIVLVYGIGVLLVNLIVDLLLAVLDPRSTIREN; from the coding sequence ATGACCGGCGCGATCGCCGTCGCGGGCCCGAAGGTCAGCCCCTGGCTGGCCTTCGGCGCCCGCCGCCTCGGGCGGTTCGTGGTGTCGCTGTGGGTGCTGGTCACCATGGCGTTCCTGATGATCCAGCTGATCCCGGGCGACCCGGTGCGCGCGGCGCTCGGCCTGACCGCGCCGATCGAGCTGATCAACGCCCGCCGCGCCGCGCTCGGGCTTGACCATCCGTTGTGGCAGCAGTACCTCGACTATTTCGGCGGGCTGTTCCGCGGCGATTTCGGCACGTCGATGCTGACTGGGCAGCCGGTCGGCGACGTCATCTCCGACCGGCTCCCGGCGACGCTGCAGCTGGCGCTCCCCGCGTTCGTGGTGGTCATCGGGCTGGCGATCCCGCTCGGCCTGACCTTCGCCGTGCTGACTCGCGGCGGCCGGCATCGCGGCGCCGAACTCGGCTTCACCTCGACCACCGTGCTGTTCGCCGCGATCCCCGAGTTCCTCGTCGCGGTGGCCCTGGTGGCGTTTTTCGCGGTGCAGCTCGGCTGGTTCCCGGTGGCCGGCCACGAGGGTGCGGGTTCGCTCGTGCTGCCGATCATCGCGCTGGCACTCGGCCCGGCCTCGACGCTGTCCCGGATCGTCCGGGTGGAGACGCTTTCCGTGCTGGGCAACGATTTCGTCCGCACCGCGCGCGCGAAACGGCTGCCCGCGCGGATGGTCTACCTGCGGCACGCGCTGCCGAACGCGCTGACCGCGACGCTGACGCTCGGCGGGATGATGCTCACCACCCTGGTCGCGGGCACCGTGCTGGTGGAGAACGTGTTCGCGTGGCCGGGCCTCGGTTCGACGATCTCGCAATCCATTCTGCAGAAGGATTATCCGCTGGTGCAGGGGATTGTGCTCGTGTACGGCATCGGCGTGCTGCTGGTGAACCTCATCGTGGACCTGCTGCTGGCGGTCCTCGATCCGCGTTCGACGATCCGGGAGAACTGA
- a CDS encoding serine hydrolase — MATASETIVRRAEEVGVEVRLHAAEVDGSRSLGIGEDVPVVPASVFKVPIALELARQAAEGKLDLGTRITVKPGHPTPSPYGLATFRHEVSMSWHDLAILMIGISDNVATDLILAEVSKDAVNSTLRHLGFTHTVVPQDCGELLATIGEDLGVSYEDDERALAELTYEQVSGLRALQPEKSCSTTAAEMTRLLGLIWRDEAAAPEACADVRRWMELQVWPHRLRSGFPDDGIRTSGKTGTLPAVRNEVGVVEYPDGGRYSVAVFTRAADSQSRVPERDAFIGFAAATAVESLRTA; from the coding sequence ATGGCCACCGCATCCGAAACGATCGTCCGCCGCGCCGAGGAGGTCGGCGTCGAGGTCCGGTTGCACGCCGCCGAGGTCGACGGCTCGCGCAGTCTCGGCATCGGGGAGGACGTCCCGGTCGTTCCCGCGTCGGTGTTCAAGGTTCCGATCGCGCTGGAGCTCGCCCGCCAGGCCGCCGAAGGAAAGCTCGATCTCGGCACCCGGATCACCGTCAAGCCCGGGCATCCGACGCCGAGTCCGTACGGCCTCGCCACCTTCCGGCACGAAGTCTCGATGTCCTGGCACGATTTGGCGATTCTGATGATCGGAATCAGTGACAACGTTGCCACCGACCTGATTCTCGCCGAAGTCAGCAAAGACGCGGTGAATAGCACCTTGCGGCACCTCGGATTCACGCACACCGTCGTGCCGCAGGACTGCGGTGAACTGCTGGCGACCATCGGCGAGGATCTCGGAGTTTCTTACGAGGACGACGAACGCGCGCTCGCCGAACTGACCTACGAACAGGTTTCCGGGTTGCGCGCGCTGCAACCGGAGAAATCGTGCAGCACCACCGCCGCCGAAATGACCCGCCTGCTGGGACTGATCTGGCGGGACGAAGCGGCCGCCCCGGAGGCGTGCGCGGACGTCCGGCGCTGGATGGAACTGCAGGTCTGGCCGCACCGGCTGCGTTCCGGGTTCCCGGACGACGGGATCCGCACCAGCGGCAAAACCGGGACGTTGCCCGCCGTGCGCAACGAGGTCGGCGTGGTCGAGTACCCGGACGGCGGCCGCTACTCCGTCGCCGTGTTCACCCGCGCCGCGGATTCCCAGTCGAGGGTGCCCGAGCGCGACGCGTTCATCGGTTTCGCCGCGGCGACGGCAGTGGAGTCCCTGCGCACGGCTTGA
- a CDS encoding dipeptide/oligopeptide/nickel ABC transporter permease/ATP-binding protein — translation MAKRRGQQWLAAVRTPLGAFSAGLLVLVIAVAVLGPILWQDSASAIDTNAIGQGPSGDHLVGTDELGRDIFYRVLVATRLSVLLALIAAALGVATGLVLGMLPAVLPRPLGRLLTAAINIAVAFPGLLLVLFFAVIFGVGTQGAVMAIGFALAPQFARLTQTLAASVAGRDFVSAARVAGVGRIRLLFRHILPNIGEPLAVNATMGAGGSLLAFSGLSFLGIGVQAPDYDWGRLLNEGLNGIYVNPAAALAPGVAVVLAGLAFNLFGETVAGVIGVRTRLPRLTPRVLRKSKMDTPAADDAVLVVENLEVAFPRPTGWTVPVRGVSFTVRAGEAIGVVGESGSGKSLTGLAVSRLIESPGSVTADRLDFAGTPVLTTPERELRTLLGTSLAMVFQDPMTSFNPTRRIGRQLAEVSEQHHGLSRTKAFERAVDRLRAVRIPAAERRAKQYPHEFSGGMRQRAMIGMGLMGDPRLIIADEPTTALDVTVQRQLLRLLAQTRAERDTAIILISHDIAVVSQTCERILVMYAGRIVEDLPAAGPDSTPRHPYTRALLATTIDLETDPDAPLAVIPGRPPEPDQMPSGCAFASRCPVATDRCREEDPELTVLAPEHRVACWHPDAAVSETVAATAGGTK, via the coding sequence ATGGCGAAACGGCGCGGACAACAGTGGCTGGCCGCCGTGCGCACCCCGCTCGGCGCGTTCTCCGCCGGTCTGCTCGTGCTGGTGATCGCGGTGGCGGTGCTGGGCCCGATCCTGTGGCAGGACTCGGCTTCGGCGATCGACACCAACGCGATCGGCCAGGGTCCCTCGGGCGACCACCTGGTCGGCACCGACGAACTGGGCCGCGACATTTTCTACCGCGTGCTGGTGGCGACCCGGCTTTCGGTGCTGCTGGCGCTGATCGCCGCGGCGCTCGGCGTCGCGACCGGCCTGGTGCTCGGCATGCTGCCCGCGGTGCTGCCGCGTCCGCTCGGCAGACTGCTGACAGCGGCGATCAACATCGCGGTCGCGTTCCCCGGGCTGCTGCTGGTGCTGTTTTTCGCGGTGATTTTCGGCGTGGGCACGCAAGGCGCGGTGATGGCGATCGGGTTCGCGCTGGCTCCGCAGTTCGCCCGGCTGACGCAGACGTTGGCGGCGTCGGTGGCCGGACGGGACTTCGTGTCCGCCGCCCGGGTGGCCGGGGTGGGCCGGATCCGGTTGCTGTTCCGGCACATTCTGCCGAACATCGGCGAGCCGCTGGCGGTCAACGCCACCATGGGCGCGGGCGGTTCCCTGCTGGCGTTCTCCGGGCTGTCGTTCCTCGGGATCGGCGTGCAGGCCCCGGATTACGACTGGGGACGGTTGCTCAACGAAGGCCTCAACGGCATTTACGTCAACCCGGCGGCGGCACTTGCGCCCGGTGTCGCGGTGGTTCTCGCGGGGCTCGCGTTCAACCTCTTCGGCGAGACCGTCGCCGGAGTGATCGGCGTGCGGACACGGTTGCCCCGGCTGACCCCTCGCGTGCTGCGAAAGTCCAAAATGGACACGCCTGCCGCGGACGACGCTGTGCTGGTCGTCGAAAACCTGGAAGTCGCCTTCCCCCGCCCGACCGGTTGGACGGTGCCGGTGCGCGGCGTGAGCTTCACCGTGCGGGCGGGCGAGGCGATCGGAGTAGTGGGCGAATCCGGTTCGGGCAAGAGCTTGACCGGACTCGCGGTGTCGCGGCTGATCGAATCGCCCGGTTCGGTCACCGCGGACCGGCTGGACTTCGCCGGTACGCCGGTGCTCACCACGCCGGAACGCGAATTGCGGACGCTGCTCGGGACGTCGCTGGCGATGGTGTTCCAGGATCCGATGACGTCGTTCAACCCGACGAGGCGGATCGGCCGTCAGCTCGCCGAGGTTTCCGAGCAGCATCACGGACTTTCGCGGACCAAGGCATTCGAGCGGGCCGTCGACCGGCTGCGCGCGGTACGGATTCCGGCGGCGGAACGGCGGGCGAAGCAGTATCCGCACGAGTTTTCCGGCGGCATGCGGCAGCGCGCGATGATCGGCATGGGCCTGATGGGCGACCCGCGGCTGATCATCGCCGACGAACCGACGACGGCGCTGGACGTGACCGTGCAACGGCAATTGCTGCGGCTGCTGGCCCAGACCCGCGCTGAACGGGACACCGCGATCATCCTGATCAGTCACGACATCGCGGTCGTTTCCCAGACGTGCGAACGGATTCTGGTGATGTACGCCGGACGGATCGTGGAGGACCTGCCCGCCGCCGGACCGGACAGCACGCCGCGGCATCCGTACACGCGGGCGCTGCTGGCCACGACGATCGACCTGGAGACGGACCCGGACGCACCGCTCGCGGTGATCCCCGGCCGTCCGCCCGAGCCGGACCAGATGCCGTCCGGCTGCGCGTTCGCGAGCCGCTGCCCGGTGGCGACCGACCGGTGCCGCGAGGAGGACCCGGAACTGACCGTGCTCGCGCCGGAACATCGGGTGGCGTGCTGGCATCCGGATGCGGCAGTGTCGGAAACAGTAGCCGCCACCGCTGGAGGCACGAAATGA
- a CDS encoding ABC transporter ATP-binding protein, giving the protein MSELVFDSVSVRYGGRRGLTAVDGVSLTVPAGKVVGLVGESGSGKSTLARAAVGLSPVSAGRVLLGGVDVRKLPRRRPLQMVFQDPYSSLNPRMTIGESIAEAMPREPKSVRVPLTDRKARQAEVARLLELVNLDPERAAHLPGQLSGGQRQRVALARALAGQPEALIADEITSALDVSVQGAVLNLVREVQRQLDLSMLFISHNLAVIRYLSDFVAVMYLGRIVEAGPAEQVLTDPQHPYTRDLLDAAPSAHKSLFDLEPGATADAEPPDPHHPPAGCRYHPRCPVGPLVRSDREICLRADPAEDSAPRRHASACHFSESEGHEPAISQGASV; this is encoded by the coding sequence ATGAGCGAATTGGTTTTCGACTCGGTCAGCGTCCGGTACGGCGGGCGGCGCGGGCTCACCGCGGTGGACGGCGTTTCGCTGACCGTCCCGGCGGGCAAGGTCGTCGGCCTCGTCGGCGAATCGGGTTCCGGCAAATCGACGCTCGCCCGGGCAGCCGTCGGATTGTCGCCGGTGAGCGCCGGACGGGTGCTGCTCGGCGGCGTGGACGTGCGGAAACTCCCGCGCCGGCGCCCGCTGCAGATGGTGTTCCAGGACCCTTATTCCTCGCTCAACCCGCGGATGACCATCGGCGAGTCGATCGCCGAAGCCATGCCGCGCGAGCCGAAGTCTGTGAGGGTTCCCCTCACAGACCGCAAGGCGCGCCAAGCGGAAGTGGCGCGCCTGCTGGAGCTGGTGAATCTCGATCCCGAACGGGCCGCGCATCTCCCGGGTCAGCTCTCCGGCGGCCAGCGGCAACGCGTCGCACTCGCCCGGGCGCTAGCAGGTCAGCCGGAGGCATTGATCGCCGACGAAATCACCTCCGCGCTCGACGTGTCGGTGCAAGGCGCGGTTCTCAATCTTGTGCGTGAAGTACAGCGGCAACTCGATTTGTCGATGCTGTTCATCTCGCACAACCTCGCCGTGATCCGGTATCTCAGCGATTTCGTCGCGGTGATGTACCTCGGCCGGATCGTCGAAGCCGGACCGGCCGAGCAGGTCCTCACCGATCCGCAGCATCCCTACACTCGCGACCTGCTCGACGCCGCCCCGTCGGCGCACAAGTCGCTGTTCGACCTCGAACCCGGCGCGACCGCGGACGCGGAACCGCCGGATCCGCACCATCCGCCGGCCGGATGCCGGTACCACCCGCGCTGCCCGGTCGGCCCGCTCGTGCGGAGCGACCGCGAGATCTGCCTGCGGGCCGATCCGGCCGAGGACTCCGCACCCCGGCGGCACGCGTCGGCCTGCCACTTCAGCGAATCCGAGGGCCACGAGCCCGCGATCTCTCAAGGAGCCAGCGTATGA
- a CDS encoding serine hydrolase, whose product MSGIREQIEAVFADAGAEGFLHAREIGVEGPEVSAGGDDPVVLASVFKIPVALAYAREVAAGRLDNTERTKVTARYRIGGIGTAGCADDVEMSWRDLAHFMLTMSDNAATDVLYHRLGQETVDRVLADLGLARTRLIGCCEDLFASVIADLGGTPDSDLEALFSQATPEQMDKLSVRDPERTTSSTPREITTLLNAIWTDQAGEPEACERVRTIMAQQIWPHRLSSGFPSGVAVAAKTGTLPGIRNEAGVVTLGDGRRFAVAVFTRAHSLEDRLPAVDASIGAAARLALDHLQSATP is encoded by the coding sequence GTGAGCGGGATCCGCGAACAGATCGAGGCCGTCTTCGCCGACGCTGGCGCGGAAGGGTTCCTGCACGCCCGGGAGATCGGCGTGGAAGGCCCGGAAGTGTCGGCGGGCGGAGACGACCCGGTCGTCCTGGCGTCGGTCTTCAAGATCCCGGTCGCGCTCGCCTATGCCCGCGAGGTCGCCGCCGGACGGCTTGACAACACCGAACGGACCAAGGTGACCGCGCGGTACCGGATCGGCGGCATCGGCACCGCGGGCTGCGCCGACGACGTCGAGATGAGCTGGCGCGACCTCGCGCATTTCATGCTCACGATGAGCGACAACGCCGCGACCGACGTCCTCTACCACCGGCTCGGCCAGGAAACGGTGGACCGCGTGCTGGCCGATCTGGGGCTCGCCCGCACTCGGCTGATCGGCTGCTGCGAGGACCTGTTCGCGTCTGTCATCGCGGATCTCGGCGGCACTCCGGATTCCGACCTCGAAGCGCTGTTCAGCCAAGCGACACCGGAGCAGATGGACAAGCTGTCGGTCCGCGATCCGGAGCGCACTACGTCGTCCACGCCGCGCGAGATCACGACGCTGCTCAACGCGATCTGGACCGACCAAGCAGGCGAACCCGAAGCGTGCGAACGGGTTCGCACGATCATGGCGCAGCAGATCTGGCCGCACCGGCTGTCGTCGGGCTTCCCGTCCGGCGTGGCGGTCGCGGCGAAAACCGGGACGTTGCCCGGAATCCGCAACGAAGCAGGCGTGGTGACCCTGGGGGACGGCCGCCGGTTCGCGGTCGCGGTGTTCACTCGCGCGCATTCTCTCGAAGACCGCCTTCCCGCGGTCGACGCGTCTATCGGCGCCGCCGCCCGGCTGGCGCTCGACCACCTCCAGAGCGCGACCCCGTAG
- a CDS encoding serine hydrolase, with translation MSKISEIETWLQENFAALLAKHQVPGAAIAVLADGEVIDHAAGVVNKGTGVESTVDSVFQIGSITKVWTTTLAMQLVDEGKLDLDRPVRDYLPEFVLGDDEAAAAITVRQLTCHTAGFEGDIFTDTGPGDDCVEKLVATLSDVQQLFPPGERFSYNNAGYCVLGRVIEVLRGKCWDDCVREHLFAPLGLTHAASGPYDAIRYRAAIGHVSPKPGEDPVPAPIWALTRSNSPAGSTLAMRPRDLLTFVRMHLNEGKADDGTQVVLPESLLAMREPQVDVPNLGMAEHWGLGWMLFDWDGGKVIGHDGGTIGQSAFLRVVPEKGVAVALLTNGGQPMNLYQEIFAKLLDELAGVTVAARPEPNPAAAPADFSRYVGEYSSMVADTVVSEEDGKLWLERTPKGIFAEIGAPSGKEELFPSQGDTFVAKTEQLPGVYMAHAFVGDDGNGRAQFLHTGRADRRVSQ, from the coding sequence ATGTCGAAAATTTCCGAGATCGAGACCTGGCTTCAGGAGAATTTCGCCGCTCTGCTCGCCAAGCATCAGGTCCCCGGAGCCGCGATCGCGGTGCTCGCCGACGGCGAGGTGATCGACCACGCGGCGGGCGTCGTGAACAAGGGCACCGGCGTGGAGTCCACTGTGGACTCGGTGTTCCAGATCGGGTCGATCACCAAGGTGTGGACGACCACGCTGGCGATGCAGCTCGTCGACGAGGGCAAGCTGGACCTCGACCGGCCGGTGCGCGACTACCTTCCCGAGTTCGTGCTCGGCGACGACGAGGCCGCGGCGGCGATCACCGTCCGTCAGCTGACCTGTCACACCGCCGGCTTCGAGGGCGACATCTTCACCGACACCGGACCCGGCGACGACTGCGTCGAGAAGCTCGTCGCGACGCTGTCCGACGTGCAGCAGCTCTTCCCGCCGGGCGAGCGGTTCTCCTACAACAACGCCGGCTACTGCGTGCTCGGCCGCGTCATCGAGGTGCTGCGCGGCAAGTGCTGGGACGACTGCGTGCGCGAGCACCTCTTCGCGCCGCTCGGCCTGACCCACGCGGCGTCCGGCCCGTACGACGCGATCCGTTACCGCGCCGCCATCGGCCACGTCTCCCCGAAGCCGGGCGAGGACCCGGTGCCCGCGCCGATCTGGGCGCTCACCCGTTCGAACTCGCCCGCTGGTTCGACGCTCGCCATGCGCCCGCGCGACCTGCTGACGTTCGTCCGGATGCACCTGAACGAGGGCAAGGCCGACGACGGCACCCAGGTGGTCCTGCCGGAATCGCTGCTCGCGATGCGCGAACCGCAGGTGGACGTGCCGAACCTCGGCATGGCCGAGCACTGGGGCCTCGGCTGGATGCTCTTCGACTGGGACGGCGGCAAGGTGATCGGCCACGACGGCGGCACCATCGGCCAGTCGGCCTTCCTGCGCGTGGTTCCGGAGAAGGGCGTCGCGGTCGCGCTGCTGACCAACGGCGGCCAGCCGATGAACCTGTACCAGGAGATCTTCGCGAAGCTGCTGGACGAACTCGCGGGCGTCACCGTCGCGGCGCGGCCCGAGCCGAATCCCGCCGCCGCTCCGGCCGACTTTTCCCGGTACGTGGGCGAGTACTCGTCGATGGTCGCCGACACCGTCGTCAGCGAGGAGGACGGCAAGCTCTGGCTGGAACGCACCCCGAAGGGAATCTTCGCCGAAATCGGCGCGCCCTCGGGGAAGGAAGAACTGTTCCCGAGCCAGGGTGACACCTTTGTCGCCAAAACCGAGCAGCTGCCGGGTGTCTACATGGCACACGCGTTCGTCGGCGACGACGGCAACGGCCGCGCGCAGTTCCTCCACACTGGACGCGCGGACCGACGGGTCTCCCAGTGA
- a CDS encoding ABC transporter substrate-binding protein, whose translation MKTARLTAAMAGVVALTVSACGGSAQSGTDRTANQKLVDGKTFTYAIPTDPGTLDPAITVLSVARNLDQFLYDALINLDSKGQPEAALAEKWEANTTTASFTLRKGVTCSDGSPLTAADVAANINFVGDPANKSPLAGVTVKSGTKAVAGDGTVTITSGAPDAFLLRNIAGLPIVCAKGLADRKTLAKGENGTGMFAMSEIVPNDHYTLTRRKDYTWGPGQFDPKQQGVPDKVNIRIVPNMTTMSNLLLSGEVNAASVIGQDQQRLKAQRLYHADIVSPFGELFFNQAPGRFGADQAMRRALTQAIDLPQVAKVLTRDGSAPVKGMVTIEPRPCEGDSVTGKIPGFDVAAAKAALDQAGWKPGPDGIRVKDGKRLALTAIYGTQAGPTMPPGAELMQQGWKSVGVDVTLKGVDSPGLSQLLFATGEWDISMAPLGLTLPSQLVPFISGGEPPQGTNFAHIKNPQYEALVAKAASQAGQAGCEDWMAAESALFEKQDVVQFANSVVPTFGSNAKFDIVNGYIKPTTIRMYA comes from the coding sequence ATGAAAACTGCCCGGCTCACCGCCGCGATGGCGGGCGTGGTGGCCTTGACCGTGAGCGCGTGCGGGGGATCAGCGCAATCCGGGACGGACCGGACCGCGAACCAGAAACTGGTCGACGGCAAGACGTTCACCTATGCCATCCCGACCGATCCGGGAACGCTCGACCCGGCGATCACCGTGCTCTCGGTCGCCCGCAACCTCGACCAGTTCCTCTACGACGCGCTGATCAATCTCGATTCCAAGGGGCAGCCGGAGGCGGCCCTCGCGGAGAAGTGGGAAGCGAATACGACCACCGCGTCCTTCACTCTGCGCAAGGGAGTCACCTGTTCCGACGGAAGTCCGCTGACCGCGGCCGACGTCGCGGCGAACATCAACTTCGTCGGCGACCCGGCGAACAAGTCCCCGCTCGCCGGTGTCACGGTGAAGAGCGGCACGAAAGCGGTCGCCGGCGACGGCACGGTCACGATCACCAGCGGCGCGCCGGACGCGTTCCTGCTCCGCAACATCGCCGGTCTGCCGATCGTGTGCGCCAAGGGGCTTGCCGACCGGAAGACGCTCGCCAAGGGCGAGAACGGCACCGGCATGTTCGCCATGTCCGAGATCGTCCCGAACGACCACTACACGCTGACCCGGCGCAAGGACTACACGTGGGGTCCCGGCCAGTTCGACCCGAAGCAGCAGGGGGTGCCGGACAAGGTCAACATCCGGATCGTCCCGAACATGACCACCATGTCGAACCTGCTGTTGTCCGGCGAGGTCAACGCCGCCTCGGTGATCGGACAGGACCAGCAGCGGCTCAAGGCGCAGCGGCTGTACCACGCCGACATCGTCTCCCCGTTCGGCGAGTTGTTCTTCAACCAGGCTCCCGGCCGGTTCGGCGCGGACCAGGCGATGCGCCGGGCGCTGACCCAGGCGATCGACCTTCCGCAGGTCGCGAAGGTGCTGACTCGCGACGGCAGTGCGCCGGTCAAGGGCATGGTCACCATCGAACCGCGGCCGTGCGAGGGCGATTCGGTCACCGGCAAGATCCCCGGCTTCGATGTCGCCGCGGCCAAGGCGGCGCTCGATCAGGCGGGCTGGAAACCGGGTCCGGACGGCATCCGCGTGAAGGACGGGAAGCGGCTCGCGCTGACCGCGATCTACGGCACGCAGGCCGGTCCGACGATGCCGCCGGGCGCGGAGCTGATGCAGCAGGGCTGGAAGAGCGTCGGTGTTGACGTGACGCTGAAGGGCGTCGACAGCCCGGGCCTCAGCCAGTTGCTGTTCGCCACCGGCGAGTGGGACATCTCGATGGCGCCGTTGGGCCTCACCCTGCCCAGCCAGCTCGTGCCGTTCATCTCCGGCGGGGAACCGCCGCAGGGCACGAACTTCGCGCACATCAAGAACCCGCAGTACGAGGCGCTGGTCGCCAAGGCGGCCTCGCAGGCCGGGCAAGCGGGCTGCGAGGACTGGATGGCCGCCGAGTCGGCGCTGTTCGAGAAGCAGGACGTCGTGCAGTTCGCGAACTCGGTGGTCCCGACCTTCGGCAGCAACGCGAAGTTCGACATCGTGAACGGCTACATCAAGCCGACCACCATCCGGATGTACGCCTGA